In a single window of the Bacillus mycoides genome:
- the rfbB gene encoding dTDP-glucose 4,6-dehydratase → MNILVTGGAGFIGSNFIHYMLKNYETYKIINYDALTYSGNLNNVKSIQENPNYSFVKGKIQNGELLEHVVKERDVQVIVNFAAESHVDRSIENPIPFYDTNVIGTVTLLELVKKYSHIKLVQVSTDEVYGSLGKTGKFTEETPLAPNSPYSSSKASSDMIALSYYETYQLPVIITRCSNNYGPYQYPEKLIPLMVTNALEGKKLPLYGDGLNVRDWLHVTDHCSAIDTVLHKGCVGEVYNIGGNNEKTNVDVVEQIIKLLGKTKKDIEFVTDRLGHDRRYAIDAQKMKNEFEWEPKYTFEQGLKETVEWYKNNVDWWKPLKEK, encoded by the coding sequence ATGAATATATTAGTTACAGGTGGAGCTGGATTTATTGGAAGTAATTTCATTCACTATATGTTAAAAAACTATGAAACATATAAAATCATTAATTACGATGCATTAACATATAGCGGGAATTTAAATAATGTAAAGTCTATTCAAGAAAATCCTAACTACTCATTTGTAAAAGGGAAAATCCAAAATGGAGAGCTGCTGGAACATGTTGTTAAGGAACGTGACGTGCAAGTAATTGTAAATTTCGCAGCTGAATCACATGTGGATCGTAGTATTGAAAACCCAATTCCTTTTTATGATACGAATGTAATAGGTACAGTCACGCTGTTGGAGTTAGTGAAAAAATATTCACATATTAAACTCGTGCAAGTATCAACAGATGAAGTATACGGTTCTTTAGGGAAAACAGGAAAGTTTACCGAGGAAACCCCGCTAGCTCCTAATAGTCCATATTCTTCAAGTAAAGCGAGTAGCGACATGATAGCCTTATCTTATTATGAAACGTATCAATTACCGGTTATTATAACGCGTTGTTCTAATAACTACGGACCGTACCAATATCCTGAGAAATTAATTCCGTTAATGGTTACGAATGCGCTTGAAGGAAAGAAACTACCATTATATGGTGATGGATTGAATGTAAGGGATTGGCTGCATGTAACGGATCATTGTAGTGCAATTGACACCGTTTTGCATAAGGGATGTGTAGGAGAGGTGTATAATATCGGCGGAAATAACGAAAAAACAAATGTAGATGTTGTGGAACAAATTATAAAACTTTTAGGAAAAACGAAAAAAGATATTGAATTTGTAACAGACCGTTTAGGTCACGACCGTCGTTATGCGATTGATGCACAAAAAATGAAGAATGAGTTTGAATGGGAACCGAAGTATACGTTCGAACAAGGATTAAAAGAAACGGTGGAATGGTATAAAAACAATGTGGACTGGTGGAAACCACTAAAAGAAAAGTAA
- the rfbC gene encoding dTDP-4-dehydrorhamnose 3,5-epimerase: MKVVETNFTDAKLLEPRLFEDERGFFTESYNKKMLESLGITHSFLQDNVSYSAHSGTIRGLHFQKNPKAQTKLIQVMQGAIYDVIVDLRKDSPTFKKWRGYILSADNHRQLLVPKGFAHGFCTLVPHTIVMYKVDEYYSADHDSGLLWEDKELSIPWPVTNPILSDKDRILPLLQEYEDSF; this comes from the coding sequence ATGAAAGTTGTAGAAACAAATTTTACCGATGCGAAATTGTTAGAACCGAGATTGTTTGAAGACGAGCGAGGTTTTTTTACTGAAAGTTATAATAAGAAGATGCTAGAATCGTTAGGGATTACGCATTCATTTCTGCAAGATAACGTATCTTATTCAGCGCATTCGGGGACGATTCGAGGGCTACACTTTCAAAAAAATCCGAAAGCACAAACGAAACTCATTCAAGTTATGCAAGGTGCAATATATGATGTTATCGTTGATTTGCGAAAAGATTCACCTACATTTAAAAAGTGGAGAGGTTATATTTTAAGTGCGGATAATCATAGGCAATTATTAGTGCCGAAAGGATTTGCTCATGGTTTTTGTACACTTGTACCTCATACAATTGTTATGTATAAAGTAGATGAGTATTATAGTGCTGATCACGATTCCGGTTTGCTTTGGGAAGATAAAGAATTATCAATTCCATGGCCGGTAACAAATCCTATCTTGTCCGATAAGGATCGAATATTACCATTACTTCAGGAATATGAAGATAGTTTTTAA
- a CDS encoding sugar phosphate nucleotidyltransferase: MKGIILAGGTGSRLYPITKVTNKHLLPVGRYPMIYHAVYKLKRCEITDIMIITGKEHMGDVVSFLGSGQEFGVSFTYRVQDKAGGIAQALGLCEDFVGNDRMVVILGDNIFSDDICPYVEEFTSQKEGAKVLLQSVEDPERFGVAHIQGRKIIGIEEKPNEPKSSYAVTGIYLYDSKVFSYIKELKPSARGELEITDINNWYLKRGVLTYNEMSGWWTDAGTHASLQRANTLARDINFGKQFNGE; this comes from the coding sequence ATGAAAGGGATTATTTTAGCAGGCGGGACAGGATCGAGATTATATCCAATAACGAAAGTAACGAATAAACATTTACTTCCCGTTGGGCGGTATCCGATGATTTATCATGCGGTATATAAGCTGAAGCGATGTGAAATTACAGATATTATGATTATTACCGGTAAAGAGCATATGGGAGATGTTGTGAGCTTTCTAGGAAGTGGTCAAGAGTTTGGTGTATCCTTTACGTATCGTGTGCAAGATAAGGCGGGTGGGATTGCGCAGGCACTAGGACTTTGTGAAGATTTCGTAGGAAATGATCGGATGGTAGTTATATTAGGAGATAATATCTTTTCAGATGATATTTGCCCGTATGTTGAAGAGTTTACAAGTCAAAAAGAAGGGGCTAAAGTGCTGCTTCAATCTGTAGAAGATCCCGAGCGATTTGGTGTAGCGCATATTCAAGGCCGAAAAATAATTGGAATTGAAGAAAAGCCGAATGAGCCGAAAAGTTCTTATGCTGTTACGGGAATTTATTTGTATGATTCGAAAGTCTTTTCTTATATAAAAGAATTAAAACCTTCCGCAAGAGGGGAACTTGAAATTACAGATATAAATAATTGGTATTTAAAACGAGGAGTACTTACTTATAATGAAATGAGCGGCTGGTGGACTGATGCGGGAACGCATGCTTCTCTTCAAAGAGCGAATACGTTAGCGCGGGATATAAACTTTGGGAAACAGTTTAATGGAGAATAG
- a CDS encoding glycosyltransferase family protein, which yields MKDHTILVVVCVNNEELFEQCERQIRNIVVPPGYVVQIFPIRDAKSMASAYNRALSYPAKYKVYIHQDTYLINRDMFCTLISLFKENEKLGLIGVAGAQFLPSNGIWWEGKNLVGKVIEYRRQNYQLLNLDLGFYGNRSFMSVQAIDGLLMATQYDIPWREDLFQGFHFYDVSQSLEFQKAGYLIGIPNQANLWCIHYNGDEFDADTYEKYREIFVEHYKEVLSPS from the coding sequence ATGAAAGATCATACAATATTAGTTGTTGTTTGTGTAAATAATGAAGAGCTTTTCGAGCAATGCGAAAGGCAAATAAGAAACATTGTTGTTCCCCCTGGCTATGTAGTGCAAATTTTTCCGATACGAGATGCGAAAAGTATGGCAAGTGCGTACAATCGAGCACTTTCATATCCGGCGAAATATAAAGTATATATACATCAAGATACTTACCTTATTAATCGTGATATGTTTTGTACCCTCATTTCTCTTTTTAAAGAAAATGAAAAGCTTGGTTTAATTGGAGTAGCTGGTGCTCAGTTTTTACCGAGTAACGGGATATGGTGGGAAGGGAAAAATTTAGTAGGGAAAGTGATTGAGTACAGAAGACAGAATTATCAATTATTAAATTTGGATCTGGGTTTTTATGGAAATCGATCTTTTATGTCAGTGCAAGCAATCGATGGTTTACTCATGGCAACGCAGTATGATATTCCGTGGCGAGAGGATTTGTTTCAAGGATTTCATTTCTATGATGTGTCACAGTCTTTAGAATTTCAAAAGGCTGGATATTTAATTGGTATCCCTAATCAAGCAAATCTATGGTGTATTCATTACAACGGAGATGAGTTTGATGCGGATACATATGAGAAATACCGGGAAATTTTTGTGGAACATTATAAAGAGGTGCTATCTCCATCATAA
- a CDS encoding glycosyltransferase family protein, producing MSAAEKTILFVTCINDRKLYAQCARHILKLAVPPGYTIQFMPIRNAKSMTSGYNQAISHPAKYKVYLHQDVFIINGAFLYGLIQLFEEHEHLGMIGMVGSQYVPPNGVWNEGRGIVGKVIGYMNDLFYMASLEQPFHESKTFIPAECIDGLLMATQYDIPWREDLFDGFDFYDVSQSFEFKKAGYTVGVPVQRDAWCIHYHFDVNMTNYEKYRKVFVENYMSDVNKEE from the coding sequence ATGAGTGCTGCAGAAAAAACAATACTATTTGTTACATGTATAAATGATCGGAAATTGTATGCACAATGTGCGCGACATATATTGAAATTGGCAGTACCTCCTGGGTATACTATACAATTTATGCCGATTCGAAATGCAAAAAGTATGACGAGCGGATACAATCAAGCCATTTCACATCCAGCGAAGTATAAAGTGTATTTACACCAAGATGTCTTTATTATAAATGGAGCCTTTCTATACGGATTAATTCAATTATTTGAGGAGCATGAACATCTTGGGATGATTGGGATGGTTGGATCCCAATATGTTCCTCCAAATGGTGTATGGAACGAAGGGCGTGGGATTGTCGGGAAAGTCATTGGTTATATGAACGATTTGTTTTATATGGCAAGTTTAGAGCAACCATTTCATGAATCGAAAACATTTATTCCTGCGGAATGTATTGACGGTTTATTGATGGCGACACAATATGATATTCCGTGGCGAGAGGACTTATTTGATGGGTTTGATTTTTATGATGTATCCCAATCTTTTGAATTTAAAAAAGCTGGGTATACAGTCGGTGTCCCTGTGCAGCGTGATGCTTGGTGTATTCATTATCATTTCGATGTAAATATGACGAACTATGAAAAGTATAGAAAAGTATTTGTAGAGAACTATATGTCAGATGTGAATAAGGAAGAATAG
- a CDS encoding class I SAM-dependent methyltransferase, with protein MNREKSSLYEEKSEHYYNAINPNLFKHIKKEWQEVLDIGCSSGALGAAIKENGARVSGIEAFPEAAEKAKEKLDHVILGDIETMDLPYEKEQFDCVIFGDVLEHLFDPWAVIKKVKPYIKENGVILASIPNVAHISVLAPLLAGNWTYTEYGLLDKTHIRFFTFNEMLRMFLKAGYSISKVDRVYVDHKIYEPLIEELYGICKKYRLGSGFMAETVVFQYIIEAEKSQL; from the coding sequence ATGAATCGGGAGAAAAGTTCTTTATACGAAGAAAAATCTGAACATTATTATAATGCGATAAACCCTAATTTATTCAAGCATATAAAAAAGGAATGGCAAGAAGTTCTTGATATTGGTTGCTCGAGCGGTGCATTAGGAGCGGCTATAAAAGAAAATGGAGCACGTGTATCAGGAATTGAGGCGTTCCCAGAGGCTGCCGAAAAAGCGAAAGAAAAACTAGATCATGTTATTTTAGGTGATATAGAAACAATGGATCTTCCTTATGAGAAGGAACAATTTGATTGTGTCATATTCGGGGATGTATTAGAGCATTTATTTGATCCGTGGGCTGTTATAAAGAAAGTAAAGCCATATATAAAAGAAAATGGTGTGATTTTAGCTAGCATACCAAACGTTGCGCACATTTCAGTATTAGCTCCCTTACTCGCTGGAAATTGGACGTATACAGAATATGGATTATTAGATAAAACGCATATTCGTTTCTTTACTTTTAATGAAATGCTAAGAATGTTTTTAAAAGCAGGATATTCTATTAGTAAAGTAGATCGTGTATATGTTGATCATAAAATATATGAGCCACTTATTGAAGAGTTATATGGAATTTGTAAAAAGTATCGTCTTGGAAGTGGCTTCATGGCTGAGACAGTTGTATTTCAATATATTATTGAAGCAGAAAAATCACAATTATGA
- a CDS encoding tetratricopeptide repeat-containing glycosyltransferase family 2 protein, protein MLNKQGITISLCMIVRDEENTIDRCLDAVEKIVDEIIVVDTGSTDRTKEIVAKYTSNIHDFPWVDDFAAARNFAFSKATQEYILWLDADDVLLEEAQESLKTLKRELDGKVDAVSMPYYLVMDSNGKPLYCTRRYRLVKREKQFQWFGKVHEYLAVSGEIYNSNVAITHKKEKEITNRNLKIFQNAVAAGEELSPRDLFYYGNESMDNQKYDDAVLLYETFLNQEEGWHEEKIYACGKLGDCYAKLGDWEKAVETCTKSFRYGIPRGENCTRIGYIYMEQQKYNEAIFWFKLATEVPLAEDSPFHSPASYTWIPYLQMCICYSRLGDQDKAYYYNELAASYVPNNAAIEYNRKYFRGIYDKQYKM, encoded by the coding sequence ATGTTGAACAAGCAAGGAATTACAATTAGTCTATGTATGATTGTTCGCGATGAGGAAAATACAATAGATCGATGTTTGGACGCGGTAGAAAAAATTGTTGATGAAATTATTGTAGTTGATACAGGATCCACTGATCGAACGAAGGAAATTGTAGCAAAATACACTTCTAACATACACGATTTTCCGTGGGTTGATGATTTTGCGGCAGCTAGAAATTTTGCGTTTTCAAAAGCAACGCAAGAATATATATTATGGTTAGATGCTGATGATGTGTTATTAGAGGAAGCTCAAGAATCACTGAAAACATTAAAACGAGAGTTAGATGGTAAAGTTGACGCTGTTTCTATGCCTTATTATCTTGTAATGGATTCTAATGGGAAACCTTTATATTGCACAAGAAGATATCGACTTGTAAAGCGTGAAAAACAATTTCAATGGTTTGGAAAGGTGCATGAGTATTTAGCTGTTTCTGGTGAGATTTACAATAGTAATGTCGCCATTACACATAAGAAAGAAAAAGAAATAACGAATCGTAATTTGAAAATTTTTCAAAATGCTGTAGCAGCTGGAGAAGAATTAAGCCCGAGAGATTTATTTTATTACGGTAATGAATCTATGGATAATCAAAAATACGACGATGCGGTTCTTCTGTATGAAACATTTCTTAATCAAGAGGAAGGATGGCATGAAGAGAAAATTTATGCATGTGGTAAGTTAGGAGATTGTTATGCGAAGTTAGGAGACTGGGAGAAGGCAGTTGAAACTTGTACGAAGTCGTTTCGTTATGGTATTCCTAGAGGAGAGAATTGTACAAGAATAGGATATATATATATGGAACAACAAAAGTATAATGAAGCGATATTTTGGTTTAAGCTAGCAACTGAAGTGCCGCTAGCAGAGGATAGTCCTTTTCACAGTCCGGCTAGTTATACGTGGATTCCATATTTACAAATGTGTATTTGTTATAGCAGATTAGGAGATCAAGATAAAGCTTATTATTATAATGAATTGGCAGCTTCTTATGTTCCGAATAATGCTGCGATTGAATATAACCGTAAATATTTTAGAGGCATCTATGATAAACAATATAAAATGTAA
- a CDS encoding BclA C-terminal domain-containing protein, with amino-acid sequence MSNNNYSDGLNPDEFLSASAFDPNLVGPTLPPIPPFTLPTGPTGPTGPTGPTGPTVPTGPTGPTGPTGPTGDTGTTGATGPIGPTGDTGATGPIGPTGDTGATGPTGPTGDTGATGPTGPTGDTGATGPTGPTGDTGATGPTGPTGPTGPSGLGLPAGLYAFNSATVSLALGINDPVPFNTVGSQFGTAISQLDADTFIISETGFYKITVIAYTAAVSILGSLAIQVNGVNVPGAGTSLISLGAPLVIQAITQITITPSMVEAVVTGLGLSLALGTSASIIIEKIA; translated from the coding sequence ATGTCAAATAATAATTATTCAGATGGCTTAAATCCTGATGAATTCTTATCAGCTAGTGCATTTGATCCTAATCTTGTAGGTCCAACTTTACCACCAATACCACCGTTTACACTTCCAACCGGGCCGACTGGACCTACTGGGCCGACTGGACCTACTGGACCTACCGTACCTACTGGGCCGACTGGACCTACTGGGCCGACTGGGCCGACTGGAGACACTGGTACAACTGGCGCAACTGGACCTATCGGGCCGACTGGAGACACTGGCGCAACTGGACCTATCGGGCCGACTGGAGACACTGGCGCAACTGGACCTACTGGGCCGACTGGAGACACTGGTGCAACTGGACCTACTGGGCCGACTGGAGACACTGGCGCAACTGGACCTACTGGGCCGACTGGAGACACTGGCGCAACTGGACCTACCGGGCCTACTGGGCCTACTGGGCCATCTGGATTAGGACTTCCAGCAGGATTGTATGCATTTAACTCTGCTACAGTTTCTTTAGCTCTTGGAATTAATGATCCTGTACCGTTTAACACGGTTGGATCTCAGTTTGGTACAGCAATTTCTCAATTAGACGCTGATACTTTCATCATAAGTGAAACTGGATTCTATAAAATTACTGTTATCGCATATACTGCAGCAGTAAGTATATTAGGTAGCCTTGCAATTCAAGTGAACGGCGTTAATGTACCTGGCGCTGGAACAAGTTTAATCTCACTTGGAGCGCCTCTCGTTATCCAGGCAATTACACAAATTACAATAACGCCATCAATGGTTGAAGCTGTCGTTACAGGACTTGGATTATCTCTAGCTCTTGGTACAAGTGCATCCATTATTATTGAAAAAATCGCTTAA
- a CDS encoding TylF/MycF family methyltransferase: MENKFAVQLYLELLKKTILFEIWLEYEPYLPASLHISKELPYEPVTVPLPLFIKQYAENHNLKIVKPDVLKSERQDGMDWPRAAHSMIGRERMNQLHEALETVVRENIEGDFIETGVWRGGSCIFMNGFLQANNITDRNVWVADSFEGLPTPNLEHYPKDYGDYLHSFDYLRVSLEQVQENFRKYDLLNDQVKFLKGWFKDTLPTAPIEKIAIARLDGDMYESTMDGLVNLYDKVSKGGYIIIDDYGLPACAEAVTDFRNQRNLKAPITKIDVFGVYWRKE, encoded by the coding sequence ATGGAAAATAAATTTGCTGTTCAGCTTTATCTCGAGTTGTTAAAGAAAACAATTTTATTTGAAATATGGCTAGAGTATGAGCCATACTTACCTGCTTCATTACATATTTCTAAGGAACTTCCATATGAACCAGTTACCGTACCACTTCCTTTATTCATTAAGCAATATGCTGAAAACCATAACTTGAAAATTGTGAAACCAGATGTTTTAAAAAGTGAACGTCAAGATGGGATGGATTGGCCAAGAGCAGCACACAGTATGATCGGCCGAGAACGAATGAATCAATTACATGAAGCACTAGAAACAGTTGTCCGTGAAAATATAGAAGGTGATTTTATTGAAACAGGTGTGTGGCGCGGGGGATCGTGCATTTTTATGAATGGTTTTTTACAGGCAAATAACATTACTGATCGTAATGTGTGGGTTGCAGATTCATTTGAAGGTTTGCCAACACCGAATTTAGAACACTATCCGAAAGATTACGGAGATTATTTACACTCTTTCGATTACTTACGCGTTTCTTTAGAACAAGTACAAGAGAATTTTAGAAAATATGATTTATTAAATGATCAAGTAAAATTTTTAAAAGGCTGGTTTAAAGATACTTTACCAACAGCACCAATAGAAAAAATCGCAATTGCACGCCTTGACGGTGATATGTATGAATCCACAATGGATGGTCTCGTGAACTTATACGATAAAGTTTCTAAGGGTGGCTATATTATTATTGATGACTATGGACTACCAGCTTGCGCAGAGGCCGTGACAGACTTTAGAAATCAAAGAAACTTAAAAGCTCCTATTACTAAAATTGATGTATTCGGGGTTTATTGGCGAAAAGAATAG
- a CDS encoding class I SAM-dependent methyltransferase — protein sequence MSELEKKIALIPPPELVQYVGGDFQKVGKEFIKHFIQIGSLKSNETVLDVGCGVGRMAVPLMNYLGDDGAYYGFDLFKDGITWCKNNISTARSNFHFEHVDIYNQFYNPEGKEDASQYKFPYEDDSFDFIFLTSVFTHLLPKELEHYVSEIVRVLKKDGRCFITFFLINPESSYYLNSGLSTLGFYHQIENCYVVNKDIPNFAVAYPEEDIRTLLNKHGLEVINKPHYGLWCGRNEYTSYQDIVLTKKASER from the coding sequence ATGAGCGAGCTTGAAAAAAAAATCGCATTAATCCCACCTCCCGAACTCGTCCAATATGTAGGTGGCGACTTTCAAAAGGTTGGAAAAGAATTCATAAAGCATTTTATTCAAATTGGTAGTTTAAAATCCAATGAAACAGTGTTAGATGTAGGTTGTGGTGTCGGTCGAATGGCGGTTCCATTAATGAATTACTTAGGTGATGATGGAGCTTATTATGGATTTGATTTATTTAAAGATGGCATTACATGGTGCAAAAATAATATTTCAACTGCCCGTAGCAATTTCCATTTTGAACACGTTGATATATATAATCAATTCTACAACCCAGAAGGAAAAGAAGATGCTTCTCAATACAAATTTCCATATGAAGACGATTCATTCGATTTTATTTTTTTAACTTCTGTATTTACCCATCTCCTTCCGAAAGAATTAGAACATTACGTATCTGAGATTGTACGTGTTCTAAAAAAAGATGGGAGATGTTTTATTACCTTCTTTCTCATTAACCCTGAATCATCCTATTACTTAAATTCTGGGCTAAGTACATTAGGTTTTTATCATCAAATTGAAAATTGTTATGTTGTGAATAAAGATATTCCTAATTTCGCAGTTGCCTATCCTGAAGAAGATATCCGCACCTTATTAAATAAACATGGCTTAGAGGTAATTAATAAACCGCATTATGGTTTATGGTGCGGCAGAAATGAATATACAAGTTATCAAGATATCGTTCTTACAAAAAAAGCTTCTGAAAGGTAG
- a CDS encoding glycosyltransferase family 2 protein, translated as MNNKKKSPLVSILIPTYNRPHYFKIALESALAQTYPNIEIIIGDDSTNDETEILINEQYLPNYKNITYIRNTTTLGQFHNDLMLLEKSNGEYINFLMDDDVFYNHKIQKMMAYFEQDTNKNLVLITSYRVRIDDHGNLIGDAHPTQRLYSEDIQLNGIFLGDWMLKGGHNIIGEPTTILFRKQLLTEPFGTLKGRHYSCSVDMASWISLLSKGDAVYISEPLSQFRYHTGQQIHSKLLEGSEDFTHLVITSKEYGFLQDNTDYRLGLISAYKWCKGSLEYYSQLPNLIPDAHVRLSHCLDIIIKELHH; from the coding sequence ATGAATAATAAAAAAAAGTCACCTCTCGTTTCCATCCTTATTCCCACTTATAATCGACCACATTATTTCAAAATTGCTCTAGAAAGTGCATTGGCACAAACTTATCCAAACATTGAAATTATTATAGGAGACGATAGTACAAATGATGAAACAGAAATCTTAATAAATGAACAGTATTTACCTAATTATAAAAACATAACATACATTCGAAATACCACTACTTTAGGACAATTTCATAACGATCTTATGCTCTTAGAGAAATCTAATGGGGAGTATATAAATTTTTTAATGGACGATGATGTGTTTTATAATCATAAAATACAAAAAATGATGGCTTATTTTGAGCAAGACACAAATAAAAATCTCGTTCTTATAACTTCTTATCGAGTACGTATTGATGATCACGGGAATTTAATTGGAGATGCTCATCCAACACAAAGATTATATAGCGAAGACATTCAATTAAACGGAATATTTTTAGGCGACTGGATGTTAAAAGGTGGACATAACATTATCGGTGAGCCTACAACTATTCTGTTTAGAAAACAGTTACTCACTGAACCTTTCGGCACGCTAAAAGGAAGGCACTATTCTTGTAGTGTCGATATGGCATCATGGATTTCCTTACTTTCTAAAGGAGACGCAGTATACATATCCGAACCTTTAAGCCAATTTCGCTACCATACTGGGCAACAAATACACAGCAAGCTCCTTGAAGGATCTGAGGATTTTACGCACCTCGTTATAACTTCAAAAGAATACGGATTTTTACAAGATAATACAGATTATAGACTAGGTCTAATTAGCGCTTATAAATGGTGTAAAGGTTCCTTAGAATATTATAGCCAGCTACCAAACCTCATTCCAGATGCACATGTACGTCTTTCCCATTGTTTGGACATAATTATAAAAGAGCTACATCATTAG
- a CDS encoding FtsW/RodA/SpoVE family cell cycle protein: protein MKDPNTQYQIDYILIFILFAIGIVSCFAIASAQASLPPFLQNVNFVLKQIQWYAIGFIAIGVIMVIDFDRYKQIAWYLYSFALILLIGLELQVPGAVTIKGATAWYRLPGIGNFQPSEIMKLFLIIVVGRIIANHNEKYLFRTTREDFILLLKIFAASLPPLLLIAKEPDLGNTMVISAMLATMVLVSGIRWRFILGLTSGIFAIGSTLTYIYFTHTEFFKEHILKEYQLNRFYGWLAPYEYDAQGYQLRQAFLATGSGEMQGKGWENRQVYFPEPHTDFIFTNIAEQFGFLGASVIISFFFLLIYRMIHIALESNEPFGSYICAGTIGMFTFQVFQNIGMTIGLLPITGITLPLMSYGGSSLLTYMVAIGFILNVRSRTKIFMFK from the coding sequence GTGAAAGATCCGAACACTCAATATCAAATAGACTACATATTAATATTCATTTTATTTGCCATTGGGATTGTTAGCTGCTTTGCTATCGCAAGTGCACAAGCTTCTTTACCACCATTTTTACAAAACGTAAATTTTGTATTAAAACAAATCCAATGGTATGCCATTGGATTTATCGCCATTGGTGTTATTATGGTTATTGATTTCGATCGCTATAAACAAATTGCTTGGTATTTATATAGCTTTGCACTCATACTTCTAATTGGCCTAGAACTTCAAGTTCCTGGCGCCGTTACAATTAAAGGGGCTACCGCATGGTACAGACTTCCAGGCATCGGAAACTTTCAGCCTTCTGAAATTATGAAATTATTTTTGATTATCGTCGTTGGACGAATTATAGCGAATCATAATGAAAAATACCTTTTTCGGACAACTCGTGAAGATTTCATTTTACTTTTAAAAATATTTGCAGCTAGTTTACCTCCACTACTTCTAATCGCAAAAGAACCTGATTTAGGAAACACAATGGTCATTTCAGCGATGCTTGCAACAATGGTTTTAGTTTCTGGTATACGTTGGCGCTTTATCCTCGGATTAACCTCCGGTATTTTCGCCATAGGCTCTACCTTAACATATATTTATTTCACGCATACAGAGTTCTTTAAAGAGCACATTCTAAAAGAATATCAATTAAATCGCTTCTATGGTTGGCTTGCACCTTATGAATATGACGCACAAGGATATCAATTAAGACAAGCATTTTTAGCTACTGGATCAGGAGAGATGCAAGGAAAAGGATGGGAAAATAGACAAGTATATTTTCCAGAGCCACATACAGATTTTATTTTTACAAATATCGCTGAACAATTCGGTTTTTTAGGAGCAAGTGTTATTATTTCATTTTTTTTCTTACTCATTTACCGAATGATCCATATCGCTTTAGAAAGCAATGAACCTTTCGGTAGTTATATTTGCGCTGGTACAATTGGAATGTTTACGTTCCAAGTATTCCAAAATATTGGGATGACAATTGGTTTACTCCCTATTACAGGAATAACGTTACCGCTTATGAGCTACGGCGGGAGTTCACTGCTCACATATATGGTTGCTATTGGATTTATTTTAAACGTACGCTCAAGAACTAAAATCTTTATGTTTAAATGA